The Thermoanaerobaculia bacterium genomic interval ACGCGTCCGCGGTTCCCCGGGAAGGCGCGGTCGATCAGAAGCAGCTCGCGCGCGGCCTGCCGGAGCGTCGGCAGTCTGCGGAGCTGGAACGTTTCCTGGCTTTCCCCCCCGGTGTCGGCCCCGCCGCGTTCCCCGGATTCCGGGTCCTGGATGGAAAGCGGAATGAGACGCGGGGCGACCGCGACCCAGTCGGCATGCGTCTCCAGCGCCCGCGCGATCGCGCCGAAGGCGTCTCCCGTCGCGCGCGCGTCCGGATTCACCAGGAGGAGGATCTCTCCTTTCGCGTGAGCGGCCCCGTGATTGACGGCCGGCCCGAATCCGACGTTCTCCGAGAGCACGGCGAGGCGCACGTCGGGCCAGAGCCGGCGAATCGCCTCTCCCGGCGCTTCCTCCGAATCGTTGTCGACCACGATGAGCTCCGCCGGCGTCGCGGATCGCGCTCGCGCCGCGGCGAGGCTTTCGACGCAGCCCTCCAGATCGCGCCCGGAGTTCCAGGAGACGACGACGATCGAGATCAAGGACGGCGCGGCGGCGAAGCGGGAAAGCCGGTCAGGAGCGGCTCCTTCCGACGCTCCCGCAGGGCGCGCCACGCCGCGGCCGGCCACACGATCAGCGGGAGGAGCCAGCCGGCGCCGCCGAGCGCGCGGGCATGGGCGAGATCGGCGCGCAGAAGGTCGCCGAGCCGCCGCCGGAGGAAGGCGTGGTCGAAGTTCTTGAGCAGGGTCCGCCA includes:
- a CDS encoding glycosyltransferase, which translates into the protein MISIVVVSWNSGRDLEGCVESLAAARARSATPAELIVVDNDSEEAPGEAIRRLWPDVRLAVLSENVGFGPAVNHGAAHAKGEILLLVNPDARATGDAFGAIARALETHADWVAVAPRLIPLSIQDPESGERGGADTGGESQETFQLRRLPTLRQAARELLLIDRAFPGNRGRVRDRYLDRDRSTSFEVEQPAAAVLAVRRDAFGSIGGFDPRFVPAWWEDVDLCARLRRTGKIVYYPDVLFEHAGGASMRRLGYDRFLPVYYRNAIVFWRKHHGAAAAFLFRALVAAGMVLRALLLPLRPSPPRSRREAFRAYRGAFRAALS